A window of the Helianthus annuus cultivar XRQ/B chromosome 4, HanXRQr2.0-SUNRISE, whole genome shotgun sequence genome harbors these coding sequences:
- the LOC110934943 gene encoding uncharacterized protein LOC110934943, with protein sequence MSNQSFFPPNLYIPVTNLCRRRHLVRAIFAGIFFFLARQVYLSTTTTITTTTTTATETRNSFEPELDTQLVKCYSTVFQNLIHDGFLTLHSKTLTVGIPILEFSAALRESGITDAKYTKKNVWLPFRNHTFDFEFSSHTGLDCSQFPGQFASELSRTLKPDGYLVIHTESKDLYSLNSLLDLFDSFKLIRSREISVPHWSIQHVREIVLKKQGILRRRRSVAGECSVPAYKKKLIQNSEPLIPEEPMKPWVSGKRNLKNMKYLPSMADIRFKTGYVYIDVGARGYGSSIGSWFKKVYPKQDKSFKIFAVEADKRFHDEYKSKKRITLLPYAAWVRNESLFFEINRAPNHYNEEKGKGMGRAQSAQTSTYFMGDLNKVQGFDFADWVKKSFRETDFVVVKMDVDGTEFDLMAKMVETGAICLIDEMFLECHYDPKEKCCDIEMDSKYDNGFKDCLELYSSLREKGVLVHQRW encoded by the coding sequence ATGAGTAACCAATCTTTCTTCCCGCCAAATCTCTACATTCCCGTGACTAACCTTTGCCGACGAAGACATCTCGTCCGAGCAATATTTGCCGGAATCTTTTTCTTCCTTGCAAGACAAGTCTAcctctccaccaccaccaccatcaccaccacaaccaccaccgccaccgaaACCCGAAACTCCTTCGAACCCGAACTCGACACCCAACTCGTCAAATGCTACTCCACCGTCTTCCAGAACCTTATACACGACGGATTCCTCACCCTCCACTCCAAAACCCTCACAGTCGGCATCCcgattcttgaattctcagctgcATTGCGAGAATCGGGCATCACCGATGCGAAATACACGAAAAAGAACGTCTGGTTACCGTTTAGAAACCACACATTTGATTTCGAATTTTCGTCCCACACGGGTCTTGATTGTTCCCAATTTCCAGGCCAATTCGCGTCCGAATTGTCGAGAACTTTGAAGCCGGATGGGTATCTTGTGATCCACACGGAATCTAAAGACTTGTATAGTTTAAATTCTTTGTTGGATTTGTTTGATTCGTTTAAATTGATCCGATCGCGTGAGATTTCGGTTCCACATTGGTCGATTCAACACGTTCGCGAAATCGTGTTGAAAAAACAGGGGATTCTCCGGCGACGGAGAAGTGTCGCCGGAGAATGCTCTGTTCCCGCGTATAAAAAGAAATTAATTCAAAATTCGGAACCGTTGATACCCGAAGAGCCGATGAAGCCGTGGGTTTCGGGTAAAAGAAACCTCAAGAACATGAAGTATTTACCATCAATGGCGGATATTCGGTTTAAAACCGGGTATGTTTACATTGACGTGGGCGCGAGAGGCTACGGGTCGAGTATAGGAAGTTGGTTCAAGAAGGTTTACCCGAAACAGGATAAATCGTTTAAGATTTTCGCGGTTGAAGCCGATAAACGGTTTCATGATGAGTACAAGTCCAAGAAAAGGATAACCCTTTTGCCATATGCGGCTTGGGTGCGAAACGAGTCGTTGTTTTTTGAGATTAATCGCGCGCCTAACCATTATAATGAGGAGAAAGGGAAGGGGATGGGACGGGCTCAATCGGCCCAAACGTCGACATATTTCATGGGGGATTTGAACAAGGTTCAAGGGTTTGATTTCGCGGATTGGGTGAAGAAGAGTTTTAGGGAGACGGATTTTGTTGTTGTGAAGATGGATGTGGATGGGACCGAATTTGATTTGATGGCGAAAATGGTTGAAACCGGGGCGATTTGTTTGATTGATGAAATGTTTCTTGAATGCCATTATGATCCCAAGGAAAAATGTTGTGATATTGAAATGGATTCAAAGTATGACAATGGGTTTAAAGATTGTTTGGAGTTGTATAGTTCATTGAGGGAGAAAGGTGTTCTAGTTCATCAACGGTGGTAA
- the LOC110937016 gene encoding uncharacterized protein LOC110937016 produces MYWRRRDSEKQKIFVKKEFDLFTCMENENVRQMIERFCHLKAELERFGIKKDQEELVYKMFEALLNEQDWQYFGLVLKNTKPMAEITLNWLIERLEGHELEIKKLNKVNNTQYQQNVDLYYSSSMISKATSPKTAFSAESSNTVAQEKSNSRSSSSSYGYHGTGSSAHTPSASNTQQSQTTPNTNVFQCNIAVNLNNAQNFNEETAKQQMVFLASILESYERLVAGKIGNTNLTKEDYDQIDPEEMELIVTFVPFRSSYNYESNEILYFILGIFTITYDKYTYQISYDSELSRSSSRSFT; encoded by the coding sequence ATGTACTGGCGGAGAAGAGATAGTGAAAAACAAAAAATCTTTGTTAAAAAGGAGTTCGATCTATTTACTTGTATGGAAAATGAAAATGTTCGCcaaatgatagaaagattttgTCATTTAAAAGCAGAATTAGAAAGATTCGGGATCAAGAAAGATCAGGAGGAGTTAGTTTATAAGATGTTTGAGGCGTTGCTGAATGAACAAGATTGGCAGTATTTTGGATTAGTGCTCAAGAACACAAAGCCGATGGCAGAAATCACACTGAATTGGTTGATTGAAAGGTTGGAGGGGCACGAGTTGGAAATCAAGAAGTTGAATAAAGTGAACAACACACAGTATCAACAAAATGTAGATCTATATTACAGTAGCAGCATGATTTCTAAAGCTACATCACCAAAAACTGCTTTCAGTGCCGAAAGCTCAAACACTGTTGCACAAGAGAAGTCTAACAGTAGGTCTTCTTCAAGCAGTTACGGGTATCATGGTACTGGTTCGAGTGCACATACACCATCTGCATCAAACACTCAGCAATCTCAAACTACTCCAAACACTAACGTCTTTCAATGCAACATAGCCGTGAATCTCAACAACGCTCAGAACTTTAATGAAGAAACAGCTAAACAGCAAATGGTGTTTCTCGCATCAATTCTGGAATCTTATGAGCGCTTAGTCGCCGGAAAGATTGGCAACACCAATCTCActaaagaagattatgatcaaattgacccggaagagatggagctgattgTGACATTTgtgccatttcgatcatcataCAATTATGAATCTAATGAAATCTTGTATTTCATTCTCGGGATTTTTACAATTACATATGACAAGTACACATATCAAATTTCGTATGATTCCGAACTCTCGAGAAGCTCTTCTAGAAGTTTTACGTAA